Proteins from a genomic interval of Deltaproteobacteria bacterium:
- the nadC gene encoding carboxylating nicotinate-nucleotide diphosphorylase produces the protein MYPFNLRKIVEAALNEDLVFHDPVASSLEKSRVECAMLAKGDLVFCGKDIVMQVFHTLDGDITLEFYYEDGDVVASGSRLGVVKGFSGGILRGERVALNFTQRLSGIATITRKFVEKIEGTGVKICDTRKTTPLLRYLEKYAVRCGGGVNHRFSLSDGVLIKDNAIKVFGSINEAVSRVKEKTHHLLKIQVEVENLDELREALKSGVDAVLLDNMSREEVTKAVSLAKGKVILEVSGNITLENVRAYAETGVDIISSGALTHSAPSVDISLEVCK, from the coding sequence GTGTATCCGTTTAACCTGAGAAAAATTGTCGAAGCGGCCCTGAACGAGGATCTCGTCTTTCATGACCCCGTCGCTTCGTCCCTCGAGAAGAGCAGGGTCGAGTGCGCCATGCTCGCAAAAGGGGATCTGGTGTTCTGCGGCAAGGACATCGTGATGCAGGTATTTCACACCTTGGATGGTGACATCACCCTGGAGTTTTATTACGAAGATGGTGATGTGGTAGCTTCCGGAAGCAGGCTTGGCGTCGTGAAAGGATTTTCCGGCGGGATCTTGAGGGGTGAGCGAGTAGCGCTGAACTTTACCCAGCGCCTATCGGGAATTGCAACGATCACCAGAAAGTTTGTTGAAAAAATAGAGGGAACGGGTGTCAAGATCTGCGATACCAGAAAAACGACCCCCCTGCTCAGGTATCTCGAAAAGTATGCGGTAAGGTGCGGTGGAGGCGTAAATCACCGCTTTTCCTTATCCGACGGGGTTTTAATCAAGGACAACGCAATAAAGGTTTTCGGGTCGATAAATGAGGCAGTTTCGAGAGTGAAGGAGAAAACGCACCACCTGTTGAAAATCCAGGTAGAGGTGGAAAATCTCGATGAACTCCGGGAGGCCCTAAAAAGCGGTGTCGATGCCGTATTGCTCGACAATATGTCCCGCGAAGAGGTTACGAAGGCGGTATCCCTGGCCAAGGGGAAGGTAATCCTCGAGGTGTCAGGGAATATTACTCTCGAAAACGTGAGGGCATACGCCGAGACGGGAGTGGATATCATATCATCAGGGGCTCTGACTCATTCTGCCCCCTCGGTAGATATCTCACTCGAAGTTTGCAAATGA
- the coaD gene encoding pantetheine-phosphate adenylyltransferase has product MDNIGIYPGTFDPPTNGHFDLIERSSKIFGKVIVAVATNPSKKTLITIKKRVSLLKEMVKHLENVEVSSFSGLLVDYARSVGATVIVRGLRAVSDFEYEFQMAHMNKKLYPDLDTVFMMTGEKYFYVSSNIIKEIVSLGGDVKDLVHECVETELKKIYRIK; this is encoded by the coding sequence ATGGACAATATCGGCATATACCCGGGGACATTCGATCCCCCGACCAACGGTCATTTTGATCTCATAGAGAGAAGCTCTAAAATATTCGGTAAGGTCATCGTGGCGGTTGCAACGAATCCGAGCAAAAAAACCCTTATAACGATAAAGAAGCGGGTATCCCTGCTCAAGGAGATGGTGAAGCACCTGGAAAATGTCGAGGTATCCTCTTTTTCTGGTCTTCTCGTCGATTATGCCCGTTCTGTCGGCGCCACCGTTATCGTCCGGGGACTCCGTGCGGTCTCGGACTTCGAGTATGAGTTTCAGATGGCCCACATGAACAAGAAGCTCTATCCCGATCTGGACACGGTATTCATGATGACCGGAGAGAAATATTTTTACGTGAGCTCGAACATCATCAAAGAGATCGTTAGCCTGGGAGGGGATGTCAAGGACCTGGTCCACGAGTGTGTTGAAACTGAGCTCAAAAAAATTTACCGGATAAAATGA
- a CDS encoding valine--tRNA ligase codes for MANSAFEKVYDPAAVEEKWGKFWLAEELFRARVDSEKSAFSIVIPPPNVTGSLHMGHALNVTLQDILVRYKNMKGFNTLWLPGTDHAGIATQNVVEKLLADEGLDRETMGREKFLERVWQWKEQSGDTITNQLKRLGASCDWSRERFTMDQGLSRAVRHAFVLLFKKGLIYRSNYMTSWCPRCHTALSDLEVDFKTVHGKLYYIRYPGEQGADVLVATTRPETMLGDTAVAVNPSDERFAGWDGKKVSLPLTGRTIPIISDKMVDPEFGTGAVKITPAHDFNDFEVARIHNLPFVKVINENGSMSEDAGESYRGLDRIECRKAVIKDLEARGLLDRVEDYTHNVGCCYRCETVVEPTVSLQWFVRVAPLAERAIDAVKRDRTSIIPEMWEKTYFEWMYNIKDWCISRQIWWGHRIPAWHCQECGAVTVELEDPERCGQCKSMRLTQEEDVLDTWFSSALWPFSTLGWPDRTRELEVYYPTSVLVTAFDILFFWVARMMMMGLEFMDDVPFRHVFIHALVRDVEGYKMSKTRGNVIDPLEVMEKYGTDAFRFTLTALAAQGRDIKMSEERIEGYRNFINKLWNTARFIHLNLGGFKGGEPEPDCVEDLWILSRLGKTARGVTEAFDEYRFNEAAGLIYQFLWHEYCDWYVEISKPYLTGDMGDRERERKQKILVFVFETVLKLAHPIIPFVTEEIWHSLPGERGSLLLEKFPEFDESTADEESEAEINYLISLIRAVRHLRRELNIPPGYFAKVRLRGGMLEKVKKMETVVKRLARLESIDYLPDGAVVRNEASSVAEDTDIFLPIKGVLDFKAERERIEKAIAKLMRERKGLVDKLSNSEFVMKAPEGLVNTTRAREEEIGRKLERLNINLQLFTE; via the coding sequence ATGGCAAATTCCGCATTCGAGAAAGTTTACGACCCTGCTGCCGTGGAAGAGAAATGGGGGAAGTTCTGGTTGGCCGAGGAGCTGTTCAGGGCCAGGGTCGATTCAGAAAAAAGTGCTTTCTCAATCGTCATTCCTCCGCCGAATGTTACCGGCTCACTTCATATGGGCCATGCCCTCAACGTCACGCTGCAGGATATACTCGTGAGATATAAGAATATGAAGGGTTTCAACACGCTCTGGCTTCCCGGTACCGACCACGCGGGGATTGCCACCCAGAACGTTGTCGAGAAGCTGCTGGCAGATGAGGGATTGGATAGGGAGACGATGGGGAGGGAAAAGTTCCTTGAGAGAGTGTGGCAGTGGAAGGAGCAAAGCGGCGACACCATCACCAACCAGCTGAAGCGCCTCGGGGCCTCCTGTGACTGGTCGAGAGAGCGATTCACGATGGATCAGGGATTATCACGTGCCGTGAGGCACGCTTTCGTGCTGCTCTTTAAAAAGGGACTCATATACCGGTCCAATTACATGACGAGCTGGTGTCCACGATGTCATACAGCTCTGTCGGACCTTGAAGTGGATTTCAAGACGGTGCACGGAAAGCTCTATTACATAAGGTATCCGGGAGAACAGGGGGCAGATGTGCTCGTTGCCACGACGAGGCCGGAAACGATGCTCGGAGACACGGCAGTTGCTGTCAATCCTTCTGACGAGAGGTTTGCAGGATGGGATGGAAAGAAGGTAAGTCTTCCCCTGACGGGAAGAACAATCCCCATCATCTCGGATAAGATGGTAGATCCTGAATTCGGAACGGGGGCAGTTAAAATTACCCCCGCTCATGATTTTAACGATTTTGAGGTTGCCAGAATTCATAACCTTCCATTTGTCAAGGTGATCAACGAAAATGGCAGCATGTCAGAGGATGCGGGCGAAAGTTACAGAGGGCTCGACAGAATAGAGTGCAGAAAGGCCGTCATAAAAGACCTCGAGGCGAGAGGGCTTCTTGACAGGGTAGAAGATTACACGCACAACGTGGGATGCTGTTATCGTTGCGAGACTGTCGTTGAACCCACGGTGAGCCTGCAATGGTTTGTGCGGGTGGCTCCTCTTGCCGAAAGGGCGATTGATGCAGTGAAGAGAGACCGGACCTCCATCATCCCGGAGATGTGGGAGAAGACATATTTCGAATGGATGTACAACATAAAAGACTGGTGTATATCCCGGCAGATTTGGTGGGGCCACAGAATTCCCGCATGGCATTGCCAAGAGTGCGGGGCAGTCACGGTGGAGCTTGAGGATCCTGAGAGGTGCGGGCAGTGCAAAAGTATGCGTTTGACCCAGGAGGAGGACGTTCTCGATACCTGGTTCAGTTCTGCCCTCTGGCCCTTTTCGACCCTCGGATGGCCCGACAGGACGAGGGAACTGGAAGTTTACTATCCCACGAGCGTTCTCGTGACGGCTTTTGACATCCTCTTTTTCTGGGTTGCCAGGATGATGATGATGGGCCTCGAGTTCATGGATGATGTTCCCTTCAGGCATGTGTTCATCCACGCCCTCGTGAGGGACGTCGAGGGGTACAAGATGAGCAAGACGCGGGGTAACGTGATCGACCCTCTTGAAGTCATGGAAAAGTATGGAACCGATGCCTTCAGGTTTACGCTAACGGCTCTCGCAGCACAGGGAAGGGATATCAAGATGTCGGAGGAGCGGATCGAAGGGTATCGTAATTTTATCAATAAGTTGTGGAATACGGCACGCTTTATTCACTTGAACCTCGGTGGGTTCAAGGGAGGGGAGCCGGAACCTGATTGCGTTGAAGACCTCTGGATCTTGAGTCGTCTGGGCAAGACGGCTCGAGGGGTGACGGAAGCTTTCGACGAATACAGATTCAATGAGGCGGCGGGTTTGATCTATCAGTTCCTTTGGCATGAATACTGTGACTGGTACGTAGAGATATCCAAACCGTACCTCACCGGGGATATGGGCGACCGGGAAAGGGAGAGAAAGCAGAAAATCCTCGTCTTTGTTTTCGAGACAGTATTGAAGCTCGCTCATCCGATAATTCCATTCGTTACGGAGGAGATCTGGCACTCCCTGCCGGGCGAAAGGGGCAGCCTGCTCCTGGAAAAGTTTCCGGAATTCGATGAAAGTACCGCTGATGAGGAGTCAGAGGCGGAAATAAACTACCTGATTTCTCTCATACGGGCCGTTCGACATCTTCGGAGAGAACTGAACATCCCTCCGGGATACTTTGCCAAGGTGAGGTTACGAGGGGGCATGCTCGAGAAGGTTAAAAAAATGGAGACAGTCGTTAAACGCCTGGCAAGGCTTGAAAGTATAGATTATCTGCCTGACGGTGCTGTCGTGAGAAACGAGGCCTCATCGGTTGCAGAGGATACAGACATCTTTCTTCCCATCAAGGGGGTACTTGATTTCAAGGCAGAGAGGGAAAGGATTGAGAAAGCCATCGCAAAGCTTATGAGGGAGAGGAAAGGACTCGTTGATAAACTGTCAAACAGTGAGTTCGTCATGAAAGCACCGGAGGGGCTCGTCAATACGACCAGGGCAAGAGAAGAAGAGATCGGCAGAAAACTCGAACGCCTCAACATCAACCTCCAGCTTTTTACGGAGTAG
- a CDS encoding NTP transferase domain-containing protein produces MKAVVMAGGFGTRLRPLTENVPKPMVPVANLPMMEHVISLLKKSGITDLIVLLFFQPEKITGYFQDGSSFGVGIEYVTPEADYGTAGAVKQAAHLLDDDENFVVISADIITDIDISSAVAFHREKKSLATIVLTRVENPLEYGIVIINENGGVVKFLEKPSWGEVFSDTINTGIYILNRKVLDHIPVREEFDFSKQLFPNILSSSLPLFGHVSGGYWKDVGNLDEYMNVHKDIFTKQVVIDFPGKEIKKGVFVGKGTRIDFTANIENSVIGRNVRIGQNVSVIDSVLGDACRVEDDSVVNSSVVWDDVALGRGVKITSATIGNEAVIGSGATISDRAVISRGCTIGRNALVREKVKIYPGKTVEDGSVVSSSLIWGEKWGRSIFGAFGIYGLANFEISPEFAAKVGASFAASFGREVTISTSRDSHKVSRMINRAIMTGALSVGCNINDYGVTPLPVVRYITRSNKEEFGGIHTRRSPYNPAFVDIKFFDENGLDQKTAVERNIERLFFREDFPRADMENTGEISFPGGSIDFYISGFLRSIDQDAIQGGNFTIVIDYSYGASSLIFPRILGKMGVETVVLNAILDSEKLTRSKGEFDRALQNLGRIVRSLDADLGFLLDAGGEKIFICDEKGEIVDDMTALLVYAYLSASQNPGTSIAVPVTASRNVEIVANRFKVDVKRGGAMPRSLMELARQEKYALVADNEGGLIFPSFHPAFDGMFSMAKLLEFLAKEKVTLSEVEKELPATHLRGRNVPVSWEKKGWVMRKLVELSEGKDAELIDGVKVYKDDGDWVLIIPSQDEAYFRIYAESESEKKVSTLLSEYSRIIEQWKET; encoded by the coding sequence ATGAAGGCTGTTGTCATGGCAGGAGGTTTCGGAACCCGGTTGCGCCCTCTCACGGAGAACGTTCCCAAACCGATGGTCCCCGTGGCGAACCTGCCCATGATGGAGCATGTTATTAGTCTGCTGAAAAAGAGCGGCATTACCGACCTTATTGTGCTGCTGTTTTTTCAGCCTGAAAAAATTACCGGTTATTTCCAGGATGGATCGAGTTTCGGGGTCGGCATCGAGTACGTGACCCCCGAAGCTGACTACGGAACCGCCGGTGCAGTCAAACAGGCCGCTCATCTGCTCGATGACGATGAGAACTTTGTCGTCATCAGTGCCGATATCATTACCGACATAGATATTTCAAGCGCCGTTGCATTTCACCGGGAAAAAAAATCTCTTGCCACGATAGTTCTGACAAGGGTTGAAAACCCCCTCGAATACGGTATCGTCATCATCAATGAAAACGGGGGGGTGGTGAAATTTCTCGAGAAGCCATCGTGGGGGGAAGTGTTCAGCGACACGATAAACACGGGGATATACATTCTCAACAGAAAAGTGCTCGACCATATTCCGGTGAGAGAGGAATTTGATTTCAGCAAACAGCTGTTTCCGAATATCCTGTCATCCAGCCTGCCGCTCTTCGGTCATGTTTCCGGGGGCTACTGGAAGGACGTGGGAAACCTCGATGAGTACATGAATGTACACAAGGACATATTTACAAAACAGGTCGTCATTGATTTTCCCGGGAAAGAGATTAAGAAAGGGGTGTTCGTCGGAAAGGGGACGAGGATAGACTTTACCGCCAATATCGAGAATTCGGTTATCGGAAGAAATGTGAGGATAGGACAGAACGTTTCCGTTATCGATTCCGTATTGGGTGATGCCTGCAGGGTGGAGGATGACTCGGTCGTCAACTCATCCGTTGTATGGGATGATGTCGCCTTGGGAAGAGGGGTAAAAATAACCAGTGCAACCATCGGCAACGAGGCCGTTATCGGCTCGGGGGCTACTATCAGTGACAGGGCTGTTATCTCCAGGGGCTGCACCATAGGGAGAAATGCGCTGGTGAGAGAAAAGGTTAAAATTTATCCGGGCAAAACGGTGGAGGACGGCTCCGTAGTTTCTTCCAGCCTCATATGGGGCGAAAAATGGGGAAGGTCCATATTCGGCGCCTTTGGCATCTACGGACTTGCCAATTTTGAAATTTCCCCCGAGTTTGCGGCAAAAGTTGGCGCCTCGTTTGCGGCGTCATTTGGAAGGGAAGTGACGATCTCAACGAGCAGGGACTCTCACAAAGTTTCCCGGATGATAAATAGAGCGATCATGACGGGCGCGCTTTCCGTGGGGTGCAATATCAACGACTATGGCGTAACACCCCTTCCCGTCGTGCGTTACATAACCAGGAGCAACAAAGAGGAGTTCGGCGGCATACACACCAGGCGTTCCCCTTACAATCCGGCATTTGTGGACATAAAGTTCTTTGACGAGAATGGCCTCGATCAGAAGACGGCTGTGGAGAGGAACATCGAGCGGCTCTTCTTCAGGGAGGATTTTCCCCGGGCCGATATGGAAAATACAGGCGAAATATCATTTCCCGGCGGATCGATAGATTTTTACATCAGCGGGTTTCTGCGCTCAATTGACCAGGATGCGATTCAGGGAGGAAACTTTACGATCGTCATTGACTATTCCTACGGCGCTTCCTCTCTCATCTTTCCCCGTATCCTTGGCAAGATGGGTGTTGAAACGGTTGTTTTAAACGCCATACTCGACAGCGAAAAGCTCACGAGGTCAAAGGGTGAGTTCGACAGGGCGCTCCAAAATCTCGGGAGAATAGTCCGATCCCTCGATGCTGACCTGGGGTTCCTTCTCGATGCGGGGGGGGAAAAGATATTTATCTGTGACGAAAAAGGTGAAATTGTCGATGATATGACAGCGCTCCTGGTCTACGCATACCTCAGTGCTTCGCAGAATCCGGGAACGTCTATCGCAGTACCGGTCACCGCTTCGAGGAATGTCGAGATCGTGGCAAACAGGTTCAAAGTTGATGTCAAGAGGGGGGGAGCAATGCCCCGCTCCCTGATGGAGCTGGCGAGGCAGGAAAAGTATGCTCTCGTTGCTGACAACGAGGGCGGCCTTATTTTTCCCTCCTTCCATCCCGCCTTTGACGGCATGTTCAGCATGGCGAAGCTCCTCGAATTTCTCGCGAAGGAGAAGGTGACCCTCTCAGAAGTTGAGAAAGAGCTGCCTGCTACCCACTTGAGGGGCAGAAATGTCCCGGTGTCGTGGGAAAAGAAAGGTTGGGTGATGAGGAAGCTCGTTGAGCTCTCAGAGGGAAAAGATGCGGAGCTTATAGACGGCGTTAAAGTTTACAAAGACGATGGTGATTGGGTCCTGATCATCCCGAGCCAGGACGAGGCCTACTTCAGGATATATGCCGAGTCCGAAAGCGAAAAAAAGGTCAGCACCCTGCTATCGGAATACTCGCGCATCATAGAACAGTGGAAGGAGACGTGA
- a CDS encoding aminotransferase class I/II-fold pyridoxal phosphate-dependent enzyme, producing MKLAKRLAMVKPSPTLAITAKAKAMRAEGVDVIGFGAGEPDFDTPAHIKDAAKDALDRGMTKYAPVPGTDDLRDAIAEKLRADNGLEYGRENIIVSCGAKHSIYNIAQALFEDGDEVVIPAPYWVSYPPIAYLAGATPVIVDTDDSSEFKITPGQLRSAINERTKAFVLNSPSNPTGTAYTEAELRALAEVIVEKDIYVISDEIYEKIVYDGFVFTSIGSLGDEIFNKTIVVNGLSKTYSMTGWRIGYTAGPIELVKAMTAIQSQSTSNPTSFCLDASTTALTGPQEVVHMMLAEFDRRRRYIVDRLNSIQGVSCILPKGAFYVFPNFSGIYGKSANGRVIENSTDFGSYLLESVKVAVIPGIGFGNDNCARLSYATSMENIERGLDRIEEACRRLS from the coding sequence ATGAAGCTGGCGAAAAGACTTGCGATGGTGAAGCCATCCCCGACTCTGGCTATAACGGCAAAAGCAAAAGCGATGAGAGCCGAAGGTGTGGATGTGATCGGTTTTGGCGCAGGAGAGCCCGATTTTGATACGCCTGCTCACATAAAAGACGCCGCGAAAGACGCTCTCGATAGAGGCATGACGAAGTATGCTCCCGTCCCCGGGACCGATGATCTCCGTGATGCCATTGCTGAAAAACTGAGGGCCGATAACGGGCTCGAGTATGGGAGGGAAAATATAATAGTCTCCTGCGGAGCGAAGCATTCCATATACAATATCGCTCAGGCCCTCTTTGAAGACGGAGATGAGGTCGTCATTCCCGCCCCCTACTGGGTATCCTATCCACCCATAGCCTATCTGGCGGGAGCGACTCCCGTGATCGTAGACACCGATGATTCATCCGAATTCAAGATTACCCCCGGTCAACTGAGAAGCGCCATCAATGAACGCACAAAGGCCTTCGTGCTGAACAGCCCTTCGAATCCGACGGGCACTGCCTACACGGAAGCCGAGCTCAGGGCTCTTGCCGAGGTTATCGTCGAAAAAGACATATACGTCATATCAGATGAGATCTACGAGAAGATCGTGTACGACGGGTTTGTGTTTACCAGTATCGGTTCCCTCGGCGATGAGATATTCAACAAGACGATCGTGGTAAACGGCCTGTCGAAAACATACTCCATGACCGGCTGGCGAATAGGGTATACGGCAGGACCGATCGAACTTGTGAAGGCAATGACGGCGATCCAGTCCCAGTCGACCTCAAATCCCACATCTTTCTGTTTGGATGCGTCCACCACGGCATTAACGGGTCCGCAGGAAGTTGTCCACATGATGCTCGCTGAGTTTGACAGGAGGAGGAGGTACATCGTTGATCGCTTGAACTCGATCCAGGGAGTTTCCTGTATTTTGCCGAAGGGAGCTTTCTACGTTTTTCCCAACTTTTCGGGAATATACGGAAAAAGCGCGAACGGTAGGGTTATTGAAAATTCTACCGACTTTGGTTCTTACCTGCTTGAGTCGGTCAAAGTGGCCGTTATTCCCGGCATTGGATTCGGAAACGATAATTGTGCCCGGCTTTCCTACGCTACGTCCATGGAAAACATCGAACGTGGCCTGGACAGGATAGAGGAGGCCTGCCGAAGGCTTTCCTGA
- a CDS encoding NUDIX domain-containing protein codes for MKENTSQRNPFPAADVIIEMDRGIILVKRKNPPHGWAIPGGFIETGETAEEAALREAAEETGLDVSLTDLLGVYSMPGRDPRFHTLSVVYVGKGSGIIKAGDDAQEAGIYTEENLPLPLAFDHEGIIRDYFRFKKTGYKPEPRASRKA; via the coding sequence ATGAAAGAAAACACTTCGCAGAGGAATCCCTTTCCTGCCGCAGATGTGATCATAGAGATGGATCGCGGAATTATCCTCGTAAAGAGAAAAAATCCTCCCCATGGATGGGCAATCCCGGGTGGGTTCATCGAAACAGGCGAAACGGCGGAGGAGGCAGCGCTCAGGGAAGCAGCAGAGGAAACCGGTCTTGACGTGAGTCTCACCGACCTTCTGGGTGTTTATTCAATGCCGGGTCGAGACCCCCGGTTTCATACACTTTCAGTCGTTTACGTTGGAAAAGGGTCGGGAATTATCAAAGCCGGAGATGATGCACAGGAAGCGGGGATATATACGGAGGAAAACCTTCCCCTCCCCCTGGCTTTTGATCACGAAGGAATTATCAGGGACTATTTTCGGTTCAAAAAGACAGGCTACAAACCGGAACCGCGCGCCTCCCGGAAAGCATGA
- the rsmD gene encoding 16S rRNA (guanine(966)-N(2))-methyltransferase RsmD, whose protein sequence is MIRIIGGNFRGRKIKVPGGTQVRPTSDRVREAIFSMIEKRVPGARVLDLFAGTGSLGIEAVSRGAAHCVFVEKSRRIASVLHDNLSVLGVESAFFEVVISDAFHYLNRASKMGIEFDIIFIDPPYKSGIGAKLLDTFALFPIVADHGLILYEFKRGEDVRVPRGFHRERQKNYGDTSIMTCIRKEG, encoded by the coding sequence ATGATAAGGATAATCGGCGGGAACTTTAGGGGAAGGAAAATCAAGGTTCCCGGGGGAACCCAGGTGAGACCGACCTCAGACCGGGTGAGGGAGGCCATTTTTTCCATGATAGAAAAGAGGGTTCCCGGGGCAAGGGTTTTGGATCTCTTTGCCGGGACCGGCTCACTCGGGATAGAGGCGGTTTCCCGGGGCGCGGCTCATTGCGTGTTTGTGGAAAAATCACGGAGGATAGCATCGGTACTGCACGATAACCTCTCCGTGCTGGGTGTTGAAAGCGCATTTTTCGAGGTTGTCATATCAGATGCTTTCCATTATCTTAATAGGGCATCTAAAATGGGAATCGAGTTCGATATAATCTTCATTGATCCACCATACAAGAGCGGGATTGGAGCAAAACTGCTGGATACGTTTGCGTTGTTTCCCATAGTTGCAGATCACGGGTTGATTCTGTATGAGTTCAAGAGGGGAGAAGATGTCAGAGTTCCCCGGGGTTTTCACCGGGAGAGGCAAAAAAACTACGGCGATACGTCGATCATGACGTGCATCAGAAAAGAGGGATAG
- the queD gene encoding 6-carboxytetrahydropterin synthase QueD — protein sequence MEGHFELKVVDLFSSAHSLRGYEGNCERIHGHNWKVEVVVSSSKVDERGLCIDFRDLKRFLKDVLGGLDHKNLNEVEPFNRVNPSSENLAAFIFAELKKMIPDDVSLKRVTVWESESASASYIAD from the coding sequence TTGGAGGGCCACTTTGAATTAAAAGTTGTTGACTTATTTTCCTCTGCCCACAGCTTGAGAGGGTATGAGGGCAATTGCGAGAGGATTCACGGTCATAACTGGAAGGTGGAAGTCGTTGTTTCCTCTTCGAAGGTCGATGAACGGGGCCTGTGTATCGATTTTCGTGACCTGAAGAGATTTCTCAAGGATGTCCTGGGCGGCTTGGACCATAAAAACCTGAATGAAGTGGAGCCGTTTAACAGGGTAAATCCGTCTTCTGAAAATCTTGCCGCGTTTATTTTTGCAGAGCTGAAAAAAATGATACCCGATGATGTGTCTTTGAAAAGGGTAACCGTTTGGGAATCGGAATCTGCAAGCGCTTCCTACATTGCAGATTGA
- a CDS encoding DUF1858 domain-containing protein — translation MITKDMKIEEIIRTYPQTLKIFDRYGIDCATCHLKEYENLEDGAKVHNIDLQAIVEDLNKEIA, via the coding sequence ATGATTACGAAGGACATGAAAATCGAGGAGATCATACGGACATATCCCCAGACCCTGAAAATCTTCGATCGATACGGCATCGATTGCGCCACGTGCCACCTGAAGGAATATGAAAACCTCGAAGACGGTGCAAAAGTCCACAACATAGATCTACAGGCCATTGTCGAAGATTTGAACAAAGAAATAGCCTGA
- a CDS encoding NAD-dependent protein deacylase — protein MQARKVYRQKNRVCVLTGAGVSSESGVPTFRGEDGLWRNYNPMELATFEAFKRDPLLVWEWYQWRRQLIRKCEPNPSHRAIFQMENDKEHFLLITQNVDGLHKRAGSSKVVEIHGNIWDVKCITCDHVFTMDHDFENLPPVCDDCGSFLRPNVVWFGETIPRESLEKSMDALSSCDLLIVAGTSGYVQPAASFAQIALRNRATVIEVNIEKTPNAALVDHFFVGKSGEILPSLIAEQ, from the coding sequence ATGCAGGCAAGAAAGGTCTACCGCCAGAAAAACAGAGTATGCGTGCTGACCGGAGCGGGAGTGTCTTCGGAGTCGGGGGTTCCTACATTCCGGGGAGAAGATGGTCTCTGGAGAAACTATAATCCCATGGAACTGGCGACGTTCGAGGCTTTCAAGAGAGATCCTCTCCTGGTCTGGGAGTGGTATCAGTGGAGGCGCCAGCTGATAAGAAAGTGCGAGCCGAATCCGTCTCATCGCGCGATCTTCCAGATGGAAAATGATAAGGAGCACTTTCTCCTCATCACGCAGAATGTAGACGGACTTCACAAAAGGGCAGGGTCGAGCAAAGTTGTAGAAATTCATGGAAATATCTGGGATGTGAAATGTATCACCTGTGATCATGTTTTCACGATGGATCACGACTTTGAAAATCTTCCCCCGGTCTGCGATGATTGCGGCAGTTTCCTGCGGCCAAACGTTGTCTGGTTTGGTGAAACCATTCCGCGGGAGTCACTCGAAAAATCCATGGATGCTCTGTCCTCGTGCGACCTCCTCATCGTTGCGGGAACATCGGGTTATGTTCAGCCGGCTGCCTCCTTTGCCCAGATTGCCTTGAGGAACAGAGCGACGGTAATCGAAGTCAACATAGAAAAGACTCCGAATGCTGCCCTGGTCGATCATTTCTTTGTCGGAAAATCTGGAGAGATACTCCCCTCCCTGATAGCAGAGCAATGA